The Deinococcus depolymerans DNA window CCGCTCCCGGACGACCCGGAGGGAGCACCGACCCTGGCGGTGTTCAGCGAGACCGGCGCGGGCGGCGTGCAGATCACCATCGACAAGAACGTGATCCGCGTGCCGCTGGCGGTGGTCACGCAGAACGCCCCGAAAGACGGGCAGGACGGCAGCGACGGCCGCGTGGAGGCCAGCGCCGGAACGGGCCGCTTCCTGGAACGTGGGGAGGTGCCGCCCGACACCACCGACCGCCTGACCCGCTGCGAGGTGCAGGCCATCCCGAAACCCGCGCCGGACACCGTGACCGTCACGCAGGGCCGCACGGAGCTGAAGGGGCAGAAACTGGTGTACGACAGCGCCGACGGCATCGCCCGCATCGACGGGCCGATCACGTTCACGCGCCGCAGTGACACCGACCCCCTGAACGGCAGGAGTGACCGCATCGAGGTCAGCGTGGACGACGAGAAGACCACCCTGGTCGGCAACGTCGAACTGAAATCCGCTGGCGGACGCACCAGCCGCGCGGCGCGGGTGGAGTACGACGACACCCGCAACGTCGCGCGGCTGTACGGCACGCCCACCCAGCCAGCCGAGAGCGTCAAGGGGGGCGACACCCTGCGAGCCGGTCTGATCGTGTACGACCTCGACCGCAACGAGGTGTACGCCATGAAGGCCGAGGGGGGCACCATCACGGGCGAGTTCACGGACTCGGACCCGGCGCCCCCCAGTCCGGCGCCGGTCAGTCCAGGGCTGCCAGCGCGTCCCTGAGCACGGCGGCGCTGCGTTCCAGTTGCTGGCGTTCCGGTCCGGTCAGCGCCGGCGGGATGGTGTCCAGCACGCCGCCCCGGCCCACCACGCGCGGCAGGCTCAGGCTCACGCCGAATTCCGGGGTGGGGGCGCTGACGGTCAGGATGCCGCGCCGGTCACCCAGCACCCGCTCGGTGATGCGGGCCAGGGCCGCGCCGATGCCGTAATAGGTGGCGTGCTTCCCGGCGATGATCTGCGCCGCCGCGCCGCGCGTGTCCGCGTCGATCTGCGCGCGGATCTCCGGCGTCCACTCGCGGCCGCGCGCCGCCATGAAGTCCGCGACCGGCAGGCCCGCCACGCTGGCGGTACTCCAGGCCAGGACCTCGCTGTCGCCGTGCTCGCCCAGCACGTGGCCGTGCACGTGCGTGCCGTCCACCCCGGCGTGCCCGGCGATCAGGTGCCGGAAGCGGGCGCTGTCGAGGACCGTCCCGGACCCCATCACGGACGCGCCGGGTGCCAGCCTGGCGGTCAGGTCCGTCAGGACGTCCACCGGGTTCGTGGCGATCAGCAGCGTCGCGCCGGGCGCGGCGGCGACCACCTGCGGGATCAGCTCACGGAAGATGGCGGCGTTCTTCTGCAGCAGGTCCAGGCGGGACTCGCCGGGCTTCTGGTTCGCGCCGGCCGCGACGATCACCACGGCGCTGCCCCGCAGGTCCGTCAGGGGGCCGCTGCCCACCCGCGCGCCGTGACTGACCGGCGCGGCGTGCGCGATGTCCTGCGCCTCGGCCCGGGCGCGCGCGCCGTTCTGGTCGGTGAGGATGATCTCGCTGCACGAGCCGCGCAGCGTCAGGGCGTACGCGGCGGTCGCGCCGACCAGTCCGGCCCCGACCACCCCGACTTTCACCCGCGCACCTCGCGGCGCACGGTCAGGACCGGGATGCGGCTGCGGGCCACGATCTTCTCGGCGGTGCTGCCCAGGAAGAAATGCTCGATGGCGCCCTGCGCGTGCGTGCCCACCACGATCAGGTCCGCGTTCCAGCGGTCGGCGGCGTCCAGCACGCCGGTCACGGGATCCCCGACCATCAGTTCGGTCTCCTCGTCCGCGCGGGCCAGCTGCGCCATGCGGGCGGCGTCGGCGTCCTCCAGGGTGTGCAGCAGGGCCGGGTCGGGCATGGCGGCGCTCACGCCGCCCATCAGGTCCGGCGCGGCGGTCACGCGGGCGTCGGTCACGTGGACCAGCCGCAGGGTCGCGCCGGCAAAGCGGGTGCGGGCGACCTCCAGGGCGTGCGCGGACGAGTCCGAGAAATCCACGCCCACCAGGACGCGCTGAAAGCTGCTGGTCGCTGCCGCTTGGTGCTGGGTCATGCCCTGAACGTACACCCCGGCCCGGTCCGGCCCGCCGGAACATGAATGTCCCATGAAGGCCCGGGGCGGATGGTGCCCCGCCGATCCCACCCCGTCGCCGCTTTCACCCCCGTGGGGGGCCGTGACGCCCGGACCCCGGGCGGTACACTGGCCCATGAGACTCCAGAGCTTCGGGGCGGCCCTCACGGTCACCGGCAGCATGCACCTCCTGACCGTCGGCGAACGGCACGTGCTGATCGACTGCGGCCTGTTCCAGGGCAACGACGAGCTCGAGGCACGCAACCGTGAGCCGCTGCCCTTCGACGTGGCGGGCCTGGACGCCGTGATCCTCACGCACGCGCACCTGGACCACGTGGGCCGCCTGCCGCTGCTGGTGAAACTCGGCTACCGCGGGCCCATCCACTGCACCGAACCGACCGCCGCGCTGGCCGAGACGGTGCTGCTGGACTCCGCACGGCTGCAGGTGGACGGCTACCGCCACGACCTGCGCCGCGCCCGCCGCCAGGGCATTCCCGACGATCAGGTGCCGCCCCCGCTGTACGAGGAGGAGGACGTGCACCGCGCCCTGGCCCTGCTGCGCCCGGACCTGCGTTTCGCGGAGACGGTGCGCGTGGCCGGGCTGCGCGTCACGCCCCAGCGGGCCGGGCACATCCTGGGCAGCGCGTACCTGCTGATCGACACCGGCGACGCCCGGCTGATCATGAGCGGCGACCTCGGCAACCGCGAGAGCGGCCTGCAACTGGACTTCACGCCGCCGCCCCCCGCGGACGCCGTGGTGCTGGAAAGCACCTACGCCAACCGCACCCACCGCCCCTGGCCGGCCACGCTCGCCGAGTTCCGCGACGCGCTGCGCGACGCGGTGCGGCAGGGTGGCAAGATCCTGATTCCCAGTTTCGCCATCGAACGCACCCAGACGATCCTGCACACCATCAAGGGACTGATGGACGCCGGCGAGGTCCCGCGCATCCCGGTGTTCCTCGACTCGCCCATGGCGGCCCGCGCCACGCACGAGTACTTCGAGTACGGCGACGAACTGATCCCGGAAGTCCGGGACGCCCTCCAGGCCGGCGAGGACCCCTTCCGGCCCGGCACGCTGCACGTCGTGCCGACCAGCGCCGAGTCGCAGCGCATCAACCGCTACGACGGCCCCGCGATCATCCTGGCCGGGAACGGCATGATGACCGGCGGGCGCATCCAGCACCACCTCAAGCATCACCTCTGGAAACCCAGCACCAGCCTGATCAGCGTGTCGTACCAGTCCCCCAGCAGCCTCGGGGGGCGCATCGTGACCGGCGCGGACCACGTGCGCATCATGGGTGAGGAGATCGCGGTTCGCGCGCACGTGTACACCAT harbors:
- a CDS encoding lactate/malate family dehydrogenase; translation: MKVGVVGAGLVGATAAYALTLRGSCSEIILTDQNGARARAEAQDIAHAAPVSHGARVGSGPLTDLRGSAVVIVAAGANQKPGESRLDLLQKNAAIFRELIPQVVAAAPGATLLIATNPVDVLTDLTARLAPGASVMGSGTVLDSARFRHLIAGHAGVDGTHVHGHVLGEHGDSEVLAWSTASVAGLPVADFMAARGREWTPEIRAQIDADTRGAAAQIIAGKHATYYGIGAALARITERVLGDRRGILTVSAPTPEFGVSLSLPRVVGRGGVLDTIPPALTGPERQQLERSAAVLRDALAALD
- a CDS encoding LptA/OstA family protein; this translates as MPRTRLTVTALLTALLAVTGGWPGGRAQQAEPSPPAPIQSAPAEAAPAPTTPDAAPDAGAEQSSLTLVRRSEKDGKDRRIEIVKTGTDDTTGVFALCQPLPDDPEGAPTLAVFSETGAGGVQITIDKNVIRVPLAVVTQNAPKDGQDGSDGRVEASAGTGRFLERGEVPPDTTDRLTRCEVQAIPKPAPDTVTVTQGRTELKGQKLVYDSADGIARIDGPITFTRRSDTDPLNGRSDRIEVSVDDEKTTLVGNVELKSAGGRTSRAARVEYDDTRNVARLYGTPTQPAESVKGGDTLRAGLIVYDLDRNEVYAMKAEGGTITGEFTDSDPAPPSPAPVSPGLPARP
- a CDS encoding MBL fold metallo-hydrolase codes for the protein MRLQSFGAALTVTGSMHLLTVGERHVLIDCGLFQGNDELEARNREPLPFDVAGLDAVILTHAHLDHVGRLPLLVKLGYRGPIHCTEPTAALAETVLLDSARLQVDGYRHDLRRARRQGIPDDQVPPPLYEEEDVHRALALLRPDLRFAETVRVAGLRVTPQRAGHILGSAYLLIDTGDARLIMSGDLGNRESGLQLDFTPPPPADAVVLESTYANRTHRPWPATLAEFRDALRDAVRQGGKILIPSFAIERTQTILHTIKGLMDAGEVPRIPVFLDSPMAARATHEYFEYGDELIPEVRDALQAGEDPFRPGTLHVVPTSAESQRINRYDGPAIILAGNGMMTGGRIQHHLKHHLWKPSTSLISVSYQSPSSLGGRIVTGADHVRIMGEEIAVRAHVYTIGGFSAHADQDDLLAFLDTAGRPHVWLVHGEPDVMDSFLPVLAARGLKGDIVPDRQPVDLTGPGYPDGRPPGFVPASPRGAHAEAGE
- a CDS encoding universal stress protein: MTQHQAAATSSFQRVLVGVDFSDSSAHALEVARTRFAGATLRLVHVTDARVTAAPDLMGGVSAAMPDPALLHTLEDADAARMAQLARADEETELMVGDPVTGVLDAADRWNADLIVVGTHAQGAIEHFFLGSTAEKIVARSRIPVLTVRREVRG